From Pontibacter actiniarum, a single genomic window includes:
- a CDS encoding MBOAT family O-acyltransferase has protein sequence MLFNSTEFFIFFPVVVTLYFLTPFNRRWIILLLASYYFYMSWKPAYTIILVVSTLIDYTCGRMMGRYPDEEKPKRRPWLYLSLFANLGVLLLFKYYNFFNDSARDLALALDVPYAMPAFELLLPMGISFYTFQTMSYSIDVYHGRIRPERHLGVFALFVSFFPQLVAGPIERAGNLLGQLHQGHEFKYERVVAGLRRMGWGFFKKIVIADNLAMMVNAVYNNPTEYDGISHIIATVFFAFQIYCDFSGYSDIAIGAAQVMGFNLMENFRSPYFSKSISEFWNRWHISLSTWFRDYLYIPLGGNRVVKWRWYYNLFITFLVSGLWHGANWTFMVWGALHGFYLVFAIVTAKQRNALASKVGLTQRPQLYKWVQVLTVFFLVCFSWIFFRANNIADAFYIIGQSASVLTNPSQLLALDWSHAVFMDQGFKIFAVSILAILLMETVHLIQRNGSVSQLIMQRPAWVRWSVYYMAIIAVLLFGQFGHQEFIYFQF, from the coding sequence ATGCTTTTCAACTCTACTGAATTTTTCATATTCTTCCCGGTAGTAGTTACCCTGTACTTCCTGACGCCCTTTAACCGCCGCTGGATTATCCTGCTGCTGGCCAGCTACTACTTTTACATGTCCTGGAAGCCGGCCTACACCATTATTCTGGTCGTTTCCACGTTAATTGACTACACCTGCGGCCGCATGATGGGCCGTTACCCGGACGAAGAAAAGCCCAAGCGGCGCCCCTGGCTCTACCTGAGCCTCTTTGCGAACCTGGGCGTGCTGCTGCTGTTCAAATACTACAACTTCTTTAACGACAGTGCCCGCGACCTGGCCCTTGCCCTGGATGTGCCCTACGCCATGCCTGCCTTTGAGCTGCTGCTGCCGATGGGTATCTCCTTCTACACGTTCCAGACGATGAGCTATAGTATAGATGTGTACCACGGCCGCATCAGGCCAGAGCGGCACCTGGGGGTCTTCGCGCTGTTCGTGTCCTTCTTCCCGCAGTTGGTAGCGGGCCCCATCGAGCGGGCCGGCAACCTGCTGGGCCAGCTGCACCAGGGGCACGAGTTTAAGTATGAGCGGGTGGTGGCCGGCCTGCGGCGCATGGGCTGGGGCTTTTTCAAGAAAATAGTGATTGCCGACAACCTGGCCATGATGGTGAACGCCGTTTACAACAACCCAACGGAGTATGACGGCATCTCGCACATCATCGCCACGGTGTTTTTCGCCTTCCAGATCTACTGCGACTTCTCGGGCTACTCCGACATTGCCATCGGCGCGGCGCAGGTCATGGGCTTTAACCTGATGGAAAACTTCCGCAGCCCATACTTTTCCAAGAGCATCTCGGAGTTCTGGAACCGCTGGCACATCTCCCTCTCCACCTGGTTCCGCGACTACCTGTACATTCCGCTGGGCGGCAACCGGGTAGTGAAGTGGCGCTGGTACTATAACCTGTTTATCACGTTCCTGGTAAGCGGGCTCTGGCACGGCGCCAACTGGACCTTTATGGTTTGGGGTGCCCTGCACGGGTTTTACCTCGTGTTTGCCATCGTCACGGCCAAGCAGCGCAACGCGCTGGCAAGCAAGGTCGGCTTAACCCAGCGCCCACAACTTTACAAGTGGGTACAGGTGCTGACGGTTTTTTTCCTGGTGTGCTTTTCTTGGATATTCTTTAGAGCCAACAACATTGCGGATGCGTTCTATATTATCGGCCAGAGTGCCTCCGTGCTAACCAACCCAAGCCAGTTGCTGGCCCTCGACTGGAGCCACGCTGTATTCATGGATCAAGGTTTTAAAATATTTGCCGTTTCTATTTTAGCCATTTTGTTAATGGAAACCGTACATCTTATACAGCGCAACGGTAGCGTGTCACAGCTTATCATGCAGCGCCCGGCGTGGGTGCGCTGGAGTGTGTACTACATGGCTATTATTGCGGTGCTGCTGTTTGGGCAGTTTGGGCACCAGGAGTTTATCTATTTTCAGTTTTAA